One segment of Solanum lycopersicum chromosome 1, SLM_r2.1 DNA contains the following:
- the LOC104649154 gene encoding (+)-neomenthol dehydrogenase-like, with protein sequence MFIYYARIKVIWATCFYVNLGVVYIQYIMVLVALKTNPIHCWTKNILSIMAEKITSLQSTRYAVVTGGNKGIGYETCKQLASKGVVVVLTSRDEKRGIEAMERLKKELDITDQILFHQLDVMDTLSISSLVNFINTKFGRLDILVNNAGVGGSMMEENCNILTIKDLIEGDFVTISTKNEVVDESVVEKSIEGIATNYELTKQCVETNYYGAKRMIEAFAPLLQLSNSPRIVNVASSLGKLKLLCNEWAKKVLSDAKSLTEERIEQVLNEFLKDFRENSVESKGWPTYFAAYKVSKASLIAYTRVLGSKYPNFRVNSVCPGYCGTYMTAYTGSLTAEEGAESLVKLALLPNDGPSGVFFYRKDVTSF encoded by the exons atgtttatatattatgccagAATAAAAGTGATATGGGCAACTTGCTTTTATGTAAACCTAGGAGtagtatatatacaatatataatgGTCCTAGTCGCACTAAAAACCAACCCAATACACTGTTGGACAAAAAATATCCTTTCAATAATGGCAGAGAAAATCACCAGCCTCCAGAGCACAAG GTATGCAGTAGTGACTGGAGGGAACAAGGGAATAGGATATGAAACATGCAAGCAATTAGCAAGCAAAGGAGTAGTGGTAGTGTTGACATCAAGAGATGAAAAAAGAGGGATTGAAGCTATGGAAAGGCTTAAAAAGGAGTTAGACATTACTGATCAGATCTTGTTTCATCAACTTGATGTTATGGATACACTTAGTATTTCTTCACTTGTGAACTTCATCAACACAAAATTTGGAAGGCTTGATATTCTG GTTAATAACGCTGGGGTTGGTGGATCAATGATGGAAGAAAATTGTAATATTCTTACAATAAAAGATTTAATAGAAGGAGATTTCGTAACCATTTCTACTAAAAATGAA GTTGTGGACGAAAGTGTTGTGGAGAAATCAATTGAAGGTATCGCTACAAATTATGAGTTGACAAAGCAATGTGTAGAGACAAACTACTATGGTGCAAAAAGAATGATTGAAGCATTTGCTCCTCTCCTTCAACTCTCTAATTCACCAAGGATCGTTAATGTTGCTTCTTCCTTAGGAAAATTGAAG TTATTGTGTAACGAATGGGCTAAAAAAGTGCTAAGTGATGCAAAAAGCCTAACAGAAGAAAGGATAGAGCAAGTGTTAAATGAATTTCTCAAAGATTTTAGAGAAAACTCAGTTGAATCCAAAGGATGGCCTACTTACTTTGCAGCTTACAAAGTGTCAAAAGCATCGTTGATTGCCTACACAAGAGTTTTAGGTTCAAAATATCCGAATTTTCGCGTTAATTCGGTGTGCCCTGGCTATTGTGGTACATACATGACTGCATATACTGGAAGCTTAACTGCTGAAGAAGGTGCTGAAAGCTTGGTGAAACTTGCTTTGTTGCCCAATGATGGACCTTCTGGAGTCTTCTTTTACAGAAAGGATGTCACCTCTTTCTGA